The proteins below are encoded in one region of Mya arenaria isolate MELC-2E11 chromosome 15, ASM2691426v1:
- the LOC128219410 gene encoding uncharacterized protein LOC128219410, whose product MSSRNLAKSLVPRPVNPKSLVPRPQSTPVPPTPSPVNPQSLVPCPPSTPSPSNPVPSQPPVPPTPSTVNPQSLLPRPQSTPSPSYPVPRQPPVPPTPSPVNPQSLVPCPPSTPSPSYPVPSQPPVPPTPSPVNPQSLVPCSPSTPSPSYPVPSQPPVPPTPSPVNPQSLVPCPLSPPVPPTPSPVNPQSLLPRPQSTPSPSYPVPSQPPVLRTLSPVNPQSLLPRPQSTHSPSYPVPSQPPSPSYPVPRQPQVPPTPSPVNHSPSYHVPRQPPVPPTPSPVNPGPSYPVPSQPPVPRTLSPVNPQSLLPRPQSTPSPSYPVPVNPQ is encoded by the coding sequence ATGAGTTCTCGTAATCTGGCTAAATCCCTCGTACCCCGCCCTGTCAACCCCAAGTCCCTCGTACCCCGTCCCCAGTCAACCCCGGTCCCTCCTACCCCGTCCCCAGTCAACCCCCAGTCCCTCGTACCCTGTCCCCCATCAACCCCCAGTCCCTCCAACCCCGTCCCCAGTCAACCCCCAGTCCCTCCTACCCCGTCAACAGTCAACCCCCAGTCCCTCCTACCCCGTCCCCAGTCAACCCCCAGTCCCTCGTACCCTGTCCCCCGTCAACCCCCAGTCCCTCCTACCCCGTCCCCAGTCAACCCCCAGTCCCTCGTACCCTGTCCCCCGTCAACCCCCAGTCCCTCCTACCCCGTCCCCAGTCAACCCCCAGTCCCTCCTACCCCGTCCCCAGTCAACCCCCAGTCCCTCGTACCCTGTTCCCCGTCAACCCCCAGTCCCTCGTACCCCGTCCCCAGTCAACCCCCAGTCCCTCCTACCCCCTCCCCAGTCAACCCCCAGTCCCTCGTACCCTGTCCCCTGTCACCCCCAGTCCCTCCTACCCCGTCCCCAGTCAACCCCCAGTCCCTCCTACCCCGTCCCCAGTCAACCCCCAGTCCCTCCTACCCCGTCCCCAGTCAACCCCCAGTCCTTCGTACCCTGTCCCCCGTCAACCCCCAGTCCCTCCTACCCCGTCCCCAGTCAACCCACAGTCCCTCCTACCCCGTCCCCAGTCAACCCCCCAGTCCCTCGTACCCTGTCCCCCGTCAACCCCAAGTCCCTCCTACCCCGTCCCCAGTCAACCACAGTCCCTCGTACCATGTCCCCCGTCAACCCCCAGTCCCTCCTACCCCGTCCCCAGTCAACCCCGGTCCCTCCTACCCCGTCCCCAGTCAACCCCCAGTCCCTCGTACCCTGTCCCCCGTCAACCCCCAGTCCCTCCTACCCCGTCCCCAGTCAACGCCCAGTCCCTCGTACCCTGTCCCCGTCAACCCCCAGTGA